The genomic stretch TTCTCTTGAAATTTGTCGATAAAATAAGTTCAATAAATGTCTCCTTTATATGCGTGTGAACATAGTTATACTGCACGCAGTATAATGACCCTTACCATGACCCTTCACGCAATTACCAAGTCGGACTTCTAAAATTCTGTAGCAgctgaaaattgaaattgaaatgcgTGTCCACGTGAACTGTTAAACCTCAAAGGGAACGGGGGCATGCGCGTTTAACATGCTGTCAATGGCGCATTATTGGGAAAAATGCTAATTTCCCCGAAAGTATAACATGCCTAAAGCCGCGATGCTCTTGTTAGTGAACGTATATCTATCACAATTGTGAATCAATGCCTTTGGGATAACTGTCcgtcaaaacaaaaaacgatATTCCCACTTACCGATTCTAAGGACTTGCTGCGAACTCAACCAAATCTTGGCCATAAAGTAAAACAGTGAAATGAACAGTCCCTTCCTTTTCTCCATGGTACACGTTCTAGAGTCAAATTTAACATTGAGCTCTATTTTCCCTCTATTTCACGCTGCTAATTTTCACGTTCTTGTTTGTATCCGTACCGCAAGGAAATTGGCAGCCGACCCACATCTTCCTCTCTCGCATtctggtgagaaaaaaaaatcctccagTAATTGTTGGTGGTAAGCTCAGAACGAGCTCCGTCTCCCAGTTCTTTACCCCATCCGTGCTAACGGGACAACGCTTCCCTCTTTAAATTGTCCAAGTAACGCGTCCCTCACTCATTTCGACTCAGTGCATACTAAGAACCGAGACACAAAGTGGTGAAGAGCGGACAGCGAACGTCCCTCTCCGTGCGCGCTCTCAAATGAGGGCAGCCGAGCCGCTGATCCCCAAGCAGGGATGCGACGTGAAGATTAACTTCAAATCTGGCAACATTCGCCCTCGACAACTTCTTTGCTTTAGTACATTGAGGAATGATTAAATCTTTGCTCGCGTCCTGATGGAAACGCAGATCTAATCTTCAAAATAGTCTCTGACGCTCCCGGAAGATTAAGtacttctctctcacacagttcATCTTCCTGGATCTGATACAAAGGGTTAGTTACCCCCGCAGTTTAACTCGCTTGCAAAGAGACGCTTTGTTTCAACTCGCCTTTCCATTTCAGTGCTTTTCTGCTTTTGCGAATATTCTTCTCATTAGCGGGACACTAACTTAAGAAAAGCGCATGAAAAACAATCATCTCGTCCGCTAATCCTTACGAGTGGGGGCCAGTAGTAGATTGTAAAAGAGCTTTCGCCATCAAGTGAACAGTTCTTTAGGAGCGGCAGAACGAAGTGCATGTTCAAAATCATTTGGCTGTTTGCTAATTGTAGCACGATAATGCTTCCCCGCAGAATGTCGCCGAGTGGAACCAAATACTGACATAAGCACAATAATTGACCAGTTTAGTTTACCAGGCATTTTAATGTGGAGCAGTAACTACCGCAGTACTCGagtattatatactgtatgctgcTTTATGAAAATATCCCCCGCTCAATTTTGAATCCACAGATTCACGGCGCAGGCTGATTCTGAGAGATCCCTTTGAAACATGATTTGTTTTGCAATTAAACCCCATGATGCATCTCTGTCAATGGCATTCGGCGGCAGAACAAGGATTAATTCGACAATATGTTGTGCAAACAATCCGACGATGCTCGGCCTACTCGCAGTACTTTCCTGGAAATAACCACTTAaagtggaatttaaaaaagtactTTGCTTCAGTGGAAGGTATGATTACAAATAAATAGACAATGATCGAAATAGATATCACGCGGATgattgcagaaatatttttataataacaaCAGCCAGACAACTGCACGTAATAATTCAACAATTTAAGTAAGTAAAACctatgagtttttaaaaattactatATAGTtttgcaaacaaacacaggtaTACACAACACGAAAAACAAGACATTTCAACTGTGGGTGAGCTTACGAAGAATTTCTTTTTCCAGGTCAACTATTCGAGGAGCATCTCTGAGAACGGAGAGGGATGCGATAAGAGCTGTTTATTCAGTTTGAATAAGGTGCATTGAAAGCAGCCACGTGTACTCTAGTACCATCTGCTGGGGAAAATAGCAAACGACAGTAACAGGAAGGACTATAGATGAAATATGGACTTCATATAGAATTCCCGTTGTTTTTCgttctattttaatttttttggaagTTGATGAGAGTACAAAAGCATTCAGAAAGCCAGcctttagtttttaaaataacaacagcatTGTTTTAGTCGTTATGCTACCATTGAAATTGCAGTGATTTAGTACTTTCAAGCATTACTGAGTTAGGGCTGACTGAGTCAGATTCTCCATACACTCACTCATTGATCTCCCTTAAATGTAGTACCTCAAGTCACTGTTCAGGGTAaagtcacccccccccaacagctcCACCCCGACATCTTTCATACAACTACCTGTGCTATTCAGCTTTCAGTAAATTAGCATTTGAATAAGTATGTGTTTCTGGACAGTACCTGAATAGACCaattcaacacaaaacaaacacagagacacccGTGCtgcaaaagaataaaaaaactggcCAGCTCTTTATAAAATAATCTTTGCCAACATCATGAATATTACTGAcactgcactttttttgtactgtagGCTTACGGGAGTCAGCATGttatgtgaaaacaaacagctattCATCTTTGTGGATGGATTCACAGTTGGCAGGAATGCAGGTATTCAAAACAACATCTCTTCTGTTTGTATTGATAACATTCATGGTGGCCACAATGCCCTCTCAAATCTGCTTTTGTCGTGTCACATAAAACAAGTACGAATagaatcattttgttttctgcttttaaaaaaaaacaataattccTACCCTACACTTGCTGGTACATCTTACATATATTATAGTACACCGACAGCACTTGGCAGACCCAGTGGGGCGAACCCTTCTTGTCCGTTAGGCTAAAGGTGACGGGTTAGTTGGTTCGTGGTTGCAGCTCAGATGATTTCGCCTATGCTGCTCACGCTGGGCGTTTGCGGCGCCACCATAGAGGAGTGGTACCCGATGAACACCGGGCCCTGGTTCACTGGCTGAAAGTCGGTGTAGAGCGTGTTGTATGAGGCGGTCTGCTGAGCTCCGCTTCTGGGAGGGAAGAGAGCGGCCGGGTGCCCCATGTATAAGGAGTTTCCCGGGGTGGACAGGTTCCCCATGAAGCCAGAGGTGGAGGCGGAGGTGAGGGGCGAATGCTGGTGGAACGAAAAGCTGGGAACCCGGGGCTGGCTCTGGGCGAAGCTGGTGCTGAGCGAAACGGGCTGGCTGAACCCCCCGCTGGGCGGGGCCGCGCGGCTCAGGGCCAGGCCGCCGTCGAACGGGGAGGGCCGGTCGCCGAGGAAGCTGGGTCTGTTGACGACGGGCTGGTACCCGACCAGAGCGGGCCTGTGGGCCGCGGGGAGGTACCCTATCAGAGGCGGGTTCTGCCGCCGGAGCACGTCGAAGGACCCCGAGTCCTCGGGCACGCGGCGGCACACCAGCATGAGGCCGGAGGCGAACAGGAAGCCGCCGGTCACCCAGCCGATGTAGAGCGCGTCCCCCAGCTCCCTGCGCTGCGCGTCGATCAGCAGCGGGTTGTAGAAGTCGCGGATGATCACGTGACCCGTCCAGGAGACGGGGACGAAGACGCAGAgggaggccagcagcagcaTGCCGCCGGCCGAGATGAGGACCAGGCTGCGGGCGCGGTCGTTGTCCTGCAGGCAGGACATGCAGCGCATTCCCGCCATGGCGATCAGCAGCGCCACGCCCGCCAGCGCCACCGAGCAGCACATGAGCCCGCGCGCGGCCTGCAGGTCCGGCGGCAGGATCAGCAGCGAGTCGTACACCTTGCACTGCATGCGGATGTTGGCCTGCCTGTAGCAGTTCATCCACAGCCCCTCCCAGCGCGTCTCCATGACGATGATGTTCTCCCCGATGAAGGCCGTCACCTTCCACATGGGCAGCCCCGTGGTGGCAGAGGCCCCGATCAGACCCACCAATCCCAGGCACATGGCCACAATCTCCAGGGTGCCCTGCACCATCTCCCACTCAGCACCGGGGCCCAGTTCTGCAAGGGTGGAATGAGGCTGAACACAGTCCTGAGATCAAAGAGGTGGAGTAGAATCCTGAGCACAATGAAGGTGAACAAAGTTCTGAGATCAGCCAGGTGGAGTAGAATCCTGAACACAATGAGGTTGAACACAGATGAGATCCAAAATGTGGAGCAGAATCCTGAACACAATGTGGTTGAACACAGCGGAGATCACAAATGTGGAGTAGAATCCTGAGCACAATGAGGTTGAACACAGCTGAGAACACAACTGTGGAGTAGAATCCAGGAAAACCTTGTGTAACTCAGCCCTTACCCTTCTGAAATGAAACGGTGAGGTATTGTATCCTGTTTGCTCCTTGTTGTGGGAGAAAGATTCAgctctctcctgattggctgagtcgAATGAGGGTGACTGGGTAGCTGCTGATGGTGTGTTTACTGTCTCTAAGACCTAGATCATCACACCAGATTTCAgcccagcaaaaacaaaaactgaagaaaaaagtgCTTCCTGACATCATGATGTAGTATTTGTGTTGCCAGCATTAACAGTACTAACTCCCATTGAAATTTCCCCACCCCAACCGCATTCTTTAATAGCATGCGTGATAAATTAACATCTCTGACATTTTGTTCAAATATTGAACAAGAAAGTGTGTAAACCCATAATGACACTAGCCAACAAGCATAACTTTTTAgcaccaaattaaatcaactaAGAAATATTATCCTGCAGTTATTAGTGCTGACATTAATAGCCAGTTTGGCTGAAAAAAAGGTTCATACAGCAGTTCCTCCCCTTTCATGGATTCAAGGATTTGTATATTAGTGGCGCACCAATGCAATCCATACTGTCTCCCAGACACCTTGACAGGCTGTTTTAATTGTGTCTGACAGCAGGGAAATGATCAGACATGACACAGTCTATCTTCCCAACGGAGTCCATTCCAGAATAACAAGAAAATAGTGATGCGTGGTGGCAGATATCGTATGTTGTGTCAAATATTTGATGTGGAAGTTTTATATGGACAGTTTTGGAAAATTGTGGTTCATTCATCAAgccttatttttcatttttgcgaTCACTGTAAATGTGATCGCAAAAATTAGCTTCTCGTTCTCCTTAGCACGGAAGTAAATGTCGTAAATATGGATGTAAAAGCTATTACCGGGTTCTTGTGGTTGTTgctaaaaaaatgctaaacaacTTCTCAGCACCAGTCTCTGCCAGTTGCAGAGATTCTGTTGAGACAGCAGTACGCATAGCATgacttaaataaatacataatttgtaaataaatcgAAGCAGGCTGGAACcttaaaattgcatttacttTCAGCCACTTGTTGCCAGTGAACTAGCAGGGAATGACGTGCTCTATTCTATTGCCACCACTCCACCATTGCAATCATGTTAATTATCATATTCACTTTGATTCACCACGTTAAGtcattattaattttaaatttacatgTTTGTTCAAAAATTATTAAAACGCACACATCTTTCAGTTATGTAAtttatgattctttttttattgttactttTGCGTAGGGAATCAACCCCACACTTATGCGGAAGCCTTCTGTTGGTACACGACAGTATTCCTGGGATTTTACCATTCAGAGGGCAGGTATGGGCTGCTACCAAAGGTAAGCGTCACCTGTAAAGCTATATCGAACATCCTTTTGCAAGTCAATGGGTCGTGTATTTATTGTAATACTATTGGCTTCCACTAGATGGAAACAGCCATTCGAGGAAACCGACGCAAAAAGGTGACGGTTGATGTAAATAACGATGACGTGTCCTCCCTGGTAGCATTGCGGGGCTGTAGTCACGGACTCCGCCGATGGGCGTTCGTTGGAATGTTCAGACATTTGAGCCCACAGTAAATAGGTAGATTAGGTGCTGCCAAGCGGAAGACCATAAATATCACATATACACAGCGCCAACCATTTATCACTTGTTTCCACGGAAACATCTTCATACAGGCCATTTGAAACCCAACAGAGCATTTCCGAATATTGATATTGCTAACGTGGCATCCAGATTAGCGTGTTATTATTTAATACCTGTCAAAATCATGGtttaaattgaatatatttGGGTGGATAATAGGTAGGCTATTTTAAATAGGTGAAATTTAAACAGAATCTCTATACAGCGTGAGAAAGTCACCTTATGTATTTCCGTTTACAGAACTCAAATAAGGTAGATCTGATTTATATTGAAGTTGAAACAGTTCTTAATAcaccattttgacatttttgttgtatttaagtGTTCTTCGTGGTATATTTTGTTTGACAGGTTTTTATAcagattaaacat from Anguilla anguilla isolate fAngAng1 chromosome 12, fAngAng1.pri, whole genome shotgun sequence encodes the following:
- the LOC118210373 gene encoding claudin-8-like, with the translated sequence MVQGTLEIVAMCLGLVGLIGASATTGLPMWKVTAFIGENIIVMETRWEGLWMNCYRQANIRMQCKVYDSLLILPPDLQAARGLMCCSVALAGVALLIAMAGMRCMSCLQDNDRARSLVLISAGGMLLLASLCVFVPVSWTGHVIIRDFYNPLLIDAQRRELGDALYIGWVTGGFLFASGLMLVCRRVPEDSGSFDVLRRQNPPLIGYLPAAHRPALVGYQPVVNRPSFLGDRPSPFDGGLALSRAAPPSGGFSQPVSLSTSFAQSQPRVPSFSFHQHSPLTSASTSGFMGNLSTPGNSLYMGHPAALFPPRSGAQQTASYNTLYTDFQPVNQGPVFIGYHSSMVAPQTPSVSSIGEII